Sequence from the Ziziphus jujuba cultivar Dongzao chromosome 9, ASM3175591v1 genome:
ATAGAAGCAGAGCTTGCTATTAAGTAAGTGTTGGCTCTTCGAATTAGTTATAACTCATACTTTTCTCTTCTAGTTCACAGCATAATAAGTAACAACAAATCTATTTCTtcggattaaaaaataaacttgaaATTGAATCGGTGAATACTTTCTCCATTAGCTAAATATCATCTAATATTGTCTGCAATAACAAACATGCATCTTCATTTACCTGTTATGCTATTGTTATACCTATATTGGTTCTTAACACAAGCATAGTGGAGTGAGGTTTGACGAGAGAGCTTGAGGTGAGTTTTACAATGGCAAGGTTTCTATACAAGAGTTCTGATTCCAATacgtatttttgtttttgagctGGCTTTTGATGAGCATGTTACTGTCTTATAGTAAGACTGTCATACATAATATTTCCTATGTTATAGATTTGGTTTTAATTAAAGTATTCTCCATTGTACAGTAAATTGATTACTGGCAGTCTTCGATTATCTATGGACGTTGGCCACTTGCAAACTATATAAATTAGCtgcatttattatatttatatttttgttgcaattataatctttttttgcatcaatttttttgcatatttgCTAGCCAAGATCACATTCAGATAATCAAGGAATTTTGTGGTTGTTTTGCACCTTCTTAtcttttttaaaggaaaaaagatagTAGTTCTCAGAAACAACGCTAGGCTAAACTTGTAAATATAGGGGATATACATGCTTTGTGTTTTGAAATGTTAGTGAACTTGTTCGTCAGAAATCTTCAATGTTTAACCTGTTGATTTTTCTCCGAGTTCAAAGATCATCAAGTTCATATACAGTTATGTatgcagggaaaaaaaaaaaaaaaagaaaaaaaaaagaatattaatttcaaagatGAGAAAAGCATTTTAGAAGGTTTTGTCGTGACCAAAATTTAATTCCTGTCCTGTTTTTGAATGTTTAATGTTTGTGATTAAGGTATACCCATGCGCTTTCTAACAGGCCTATGTTTGAGTGGTGAATGTAATTAACTTCAGAATAGTAACACTGGAAACGTGTTTTAATTAGTGATCAATATTTAGGTGTCTCTGCTTGCAAAGAAGCTGTGAGATGCATACACATATTACGAACATATATACTGAAAACAATTTTATCCATCCAAAGGTGTGTTTGACAGTGCATGAATACCAATTTCATTCTCTCTGTTTTCTAGTGAAAGAAGACCAGGAACTATGCCTTAATTTGGAGAAGGCCAAAAAAAGATCCTTTTGAAGAATCAGTAACCGGTACAAATTTTGGTTTAGTATGATTTGCTGCCACAGTTTGCTTatctattaaaaaaactatatataaacaGTTTCTACATGCGTTTGCAGGCTGTGCAGGAGGAGAAGTCTTGGAAATGCCAACATTGGAGGCCTTTGTTAAAACAGATTGGGCATTAGTAAAACAAAGGCCAGCGAGTCTTTAGACTTGGAATCCTTAGCCAAGTAGATGAACTGGATGTTACAATATAAATGGAAATGATGgctactattattttattttaactttttatttttcaaatatttatcaaattacttTGACTCCTTGAGTTTTATCAGAattaagattttctttttgttgaaagaattaaaattaagatAATTGTTGATGTGtacaagatatatatttttgttcataaacaattgaaaatatatgaattcttaaaaaaattctttgatCATTTGTAGTATGCTATGCTTCTAATATGTGGTTTATGggtgttaaaatatatatatatatatatatataaatatgtgggttTAAAAgactttcctttttccttttctgttattttattatattttgtttttctttttagtctTGGGTTTGGAGGCTCTGTCTTCATGTTGTACATGCTATTCTCTTTGTTGACATTCACGGTTTTCGTCATTATTTGTCAAGTCAAGCGTTCTAATAAGATTACCACTTTGATATACTAGATGTACTGAATAATTTGTCGCCAACAAATACCTTGCCCCATACGAAAAGGAAAATGTGTAGACAAACCAACTTCTGACAGCAAGGGGCATTAAATGTACATGACTGCGTTGTTGAAATATGGTGACTAGCGTttgacaaaaacaatttttcctttttcttctgttttttttcttcttcttcttcttctttatttatttatttctgtttttgCTTCAACGACTAAAACCATCTTACTAGCTGTAGTTAGgagttacatttttttaattttttcacagCTATCATTCAAGCCTGAGTGGCCTCTGATCCTTGAATTTGATATCTGCAACAAATGGCAGATCTCATTCTATCTCCAGTCATACAGGTAGTCTATGACAGATTAGCTTCTCCTCTCCTACAAAAGCTTGGTAATATGTGGAACCTCACTGATAACCTTGAAAAGTTACAGCGCACCATAGTCTATGTTCAATCGGTTCTTGAAGATGCAGAACAGCATCAACTGATCCATAGAGATGTGAGAACTTGGTTGGCAGAGCTCAAACGAGTTGTTTATGATGCTGAAGACATACTTGATGAGATCACCATCACTTATAGAAACATTGGAATGCCAGCACTTGGTCAGAAACTTGACCGTTTGCGGATAAAGTATGCAGATAAGATAAGAGATATGCTGGATAAGTTAGAAACCACCATGGATGAGGGgtctaaatttaatttaaggGAGCCCAGCGTGTTTCATGTTAGAAGGGAAACTAGCTCTTTTGTTATTGAATCAGAAGTTTATGGGAGAGAGGAAGACAAAGCAAACATAGTGAAGCTGCTGTTATCTGGTGAAGCTACTAAAGGAGGAGAGGCTTTATGTATACCAATTGTCGGCTTCGGAGGACTAGGAAAGACTACCGTTGCTCAACTAGTATTTAATGATCAGAGGGTCCAGCAGCATTTTGATGTCAAAACATGGGTTTTCGTTCATGATCACTATGGTGCTAAAGACATAATGATGGCAATCTTTCGGTCtgttaacaagaataataaatgTCAGTGGTTGAGCATGGAGGAACTGCATTCAGAGGTTCGGAACTTATTAGACAAGAAAAGATACTTGATTGTGTTAGATGATGTTTGGATAGAAGATCAAGACGAGTGGGAAAGACTGAGACCACTCTTTCAAGGCGGTGTTAATGGATCCAAAATTATAATCACAACCCGCAGTAGGAAAGTTGCCCTCATGATGAACTCCCCAACTTCTCCATATTATATGGAGGTTTTGTCTGAGGATGCTTGCTGGTCTGTGTTTAAGCAGCGTGCATTTCAAccaggagaagaagaaaagtacCCAGATCTCTTGCCTATTGGACACCAAATCGTCAAAAAATGTGGAGTAGCATTAGCGGCAAAAACATTGGGAAGTCTCATGCGCCTCAAAAGAGATCAAATGGAGTGGTTGAGTGTGCAAAACAGTGAACTTTGGAAATTGGGTGAATGTGAGAATGGAATTCTACCAGCCCTGAGGTTGAGTTACTTCCATTTACCACCTCACCTCAAGCGTTGCTTTGCATTCTGCTCAATCATTCCTAGAAGGTTCCAAATACACAAAGAGAAACTAATCCACCAATGGATGGCAGCAGGCTTAATTAAATCCAGCATAGAAGGGGAACCACCGGAGGAAACAGGCAATGATAACTTCATCCATCTTCTGTGGATGTCTTTCTTCCAAGAGGTGAGGGATTGTCATAATGGCATGGTTATTGGATACAAGATGCATGATGTCATTTATGATCTTGTGCAATCCATTGCTGGAACAGAGTTTATGATTTTAGACTATGATTCTCCCCCAACTGGAAGGAGTATTGAACGAGTTCGACACTCATATGTTGTTTGTGATTTTAGGTCCTCAGATATCCCTAAAGTGTTATAGAAAGCAACATATTTACGGACTCTCTCATTGTTCTCAGCAGGTAATTTTAAAAGAGCCCCTTgtaaattatattcaagttttaaatatttgcatgAACTGGATTTGAGTGTGTGTGGACTAGAGGTTTTGGACGACTCAATTGGGGCAATACTGTTTTTGAGGTATCTTAACTTATCACATACACATATCAAATCCCTACCATATAGCATTGAAAAACTAAATTACTTAGAAACTTTGAATGTACGCGGTTGCTATAATCTCAAAGAGTTGCCCAACTTATCAAGAATGAATAGCCTCAGACATCTCAATAACTCTGGATGTGAAGCATTGACTGCCATGTTAACTTTGGACGAAACCTCAGTCAATGCACCAGAATCTCTCCTAGAAACAGAGTCATGCATAGTCCACAAATCCATATTTCATAATGTGCTTTGAACATTACCATTATTCGTTATTGGTGGTGCTATTGACTTGCTTTTTCTGCAATGGCTATACCTTTAAGGAGTTTGAAAATTACACAGTTAGAGAATGTGCCTGTAAAGCTCTACCCAGGGTTTAAAGCACTGAAGAAAATGAAGGGCATTGAGTCATTGGGACTCTATTGGAGGGATGATGCTGATCACTGTTGTCTAAATACCAATCCAGAAGAGGAATTTGCTTTTACAAGATtccaagaaagaaaacaaaaccacTCATTTAAAAGGCAGAAAAGCTTGATTCAACCTGATGCTCGAAGAATAGATGTTCTTGAATGCCTCATGCCgcatgaaaatttaaaaagattgCTTGTAAAAGAATAGCTGGGCTACTCCTTTCCAGATTGGAAACCTCTTATCTTTTTGACTTCTGTTGAGTTGATTGACTGTAGGTGGTGTGATAATCTTCCAACCCTTGGCAATCATATGTTTCTTAATCGTCTCTTACTGCAAGGAATGCATGGAGTAAAGCGTATTGGTGACGAATTTTATGGGGAGAGCACCAGCAGGCCATTTCCAGCACTCAGAGAACTATCTCTCATTGATTTTCCAAATTTGGAAGAATGGTTTGGTCCAGATGGTGAAGATCTCTTCCCCAGCTTGACAAAACTAATTATCAATGAATGTCAGCAACTGACTATGATGCCAAAGATTTGTCATGTTTCACTGGATCATTTCCCGCAAACAATCCTCTTCTTACATCTCTGGAGATTGAATCTTGTCCCTTGCTTTGGTCACTGCCTACATTTGGAATCCTTACTGCGCTGAAATCATTGACAATCCGGTGGTGTGAAAAACTCTCCTATTTGCCAAATGGTATGCAAAACCTCAACGCGTTGGAGTCCTTGGAGATTGGTGATTGCCACGGACTTATGCTTTTGCTAGAGATTGGGACTACTGGCTCCAGTAACCTTTGAacattattataaaatagaGACAGAAGAATGTGAATAATGGGATATCTTATTATGCTTCTGTACATTAGGTTTTATAGCCTTTTCTAGAACACATAATAGGTAATAAATCtccttaattaaaaataaaaataaaatataataaaactgaTTCCTAAATATCTGTACAGCTCATAACTAcctaaaataatacataatcaAACACATATGCACAAAATCTTCCAACACTCCCCCTCAAGCTGGCATGAATATATCACTCATGGCAAGCTTGCTAACTAAGTTCTCATATTGTGACAGGACCCGTCCTGGGAACCTTTCAAGGATCCCCCGGATGgccccgcctagtgaagtcccactggataatctttagagaatatccaatggaacctcatcttAAAATGTGAACAACAAACACAagcgataacaataatacctcaatatgtatataaaaaaaaatgaataaatccacaacagcgtAAAGTCTACAACCGACCTACTGTATTATAGGCCATAGCtacacgcataagtaccatggtctTACTGAGTCTCATatctaaaatcagagcattctaagagtatcgACGAAGTctaggagtacaaataagtaataaataaatccaaaagataacagtagataaaggaaagataaatacggctgttgtcgtggaaggaacaaaacgataagctgtgtgcgaggtagactgctactagcttcCTGGgtctaggggaatgaatttaaaataataaaacgtgagatagaaaaactcagtgagtggcatagtataatagaaaaataataatttatttctgaaaaatctttctctcaagacctcttgtTCCACTCGTTTAAAAAGTTCctcgtttaaaaatcattttacaaaacccaaa
This genomic interval carries:
- the LOC107426518 gene encoding putative disease resistance protein RGA3, with the protein product MADLILSPVIQVVYDRLASPLLQKLGNMWNLTDNLEKLQRTIVYVQSVLEDAEQHQLIHRDVRTWLAELKRVVYDAEDILDEITITYRNIGMPALGQKLDRLRIKYADKIRDMLDKLETTMDEGSKFNLREPSVFHVRRETSSFVIESEVYGREEDKANIVKLLLSGEATKGGEALCIPIVGFGGLGKTTVAQLVFNDQRVQQHFDVKTWVFVHDHYGAKDIMMAIFRSVNKNNKCQWLSMEELHSEVRNLLDKKRYLIVLDDVWIEDQDEWERLRPLFQGGVNGSKIIITTRSRKVALMMNSPTSPYYMEVLSEDACWSVFKQRAFQPGEEEKYPDLLPIGHQIVKKCGVALAAKTLGSLMRLKRDQMEWLSVQNSELWKLGECENGILPALRLSYFHLPPHLKRCFAFCSIIPRRFQIHKEKLIHQWMAAGLIKSSIEGEPPEETGNDNFIHLLWMSFFQEVRDCHNGMVIGYKMHDVIYDLVQSIAGTEFMILDYDSPPTGRSIERVRHSYVVCDFRSSDIPKVL